The genome window taaaatacaaagttcatggaatggaagatcaaagaatgaatttttctcattgcacctgtttttttttttttttttttttttttacagtgcaacgtattttttatttcttatttttagtttcGTAACAGATTCAATAAAGTTCATAAAAACAATTCTAAGattataatgatattcccttcttccctccttccttccttccttccctccctggtgccctctcctgtcttccttctaccctccctcttcctttttttttttttcttctttctttttttagtttttgagataacatttcaaatttacattacagtcaagggcttaatggtctaccaaataaaaagttttaacaaataaaaagcaaaaaaaaaaaaaaaaactctagtgGGAACATGGGCAATATAAGGTAGGGACTATAAACAAGTGTtgaatggaaagatgaccatttcacccaaatatagtaatttttttttagttaaagatttatttatttgagaggcaaagttacagacaaagagagggagagacagagaggtcttccattgctggttcactccccagatggccacaatggctggaactgggtcagtcaggagccaggagcttcttctgggtctcccacatggatgcaggggcccaagcacttgggccatcttctactgctttcccaggtcacaagcagagagctaggtcagaaatggaacagctgggactggcatcagcgcctatgtgggatgctggcaccacaagtggaggcttaacttactatgccacagcgctggccctatccatatacagtaaatgttaaagtaatcacaaatcattaaaactacagtagtgtAACAGAaagaatgcatttaaaaaaatgggtTCAATATTTTACTGTATATGAACTATGTTAAAGCAGGGGTCCTGGAGCTCTGAGTCCTTtcagggaggcctttctattgtGCTGACCGGGAAAAACCATCGTCAAGCAAATATGagagattcatttttttctgttttctttgttttttaaagttgaaCTTAACTGTAATGTATTATACCAACATTAATTATTTTAagttagaaaaatataattagtattcattttaaaattgaactATAATTTGAAGTCACATATCCAATTAGAGAGTATAATATAAGCATGTGGTTTAAGTTAAGATTATAACACCTtttggaaatttttgaaaatcatttaactTGTAAGCTGTTATGTTTACATAATTTgtgattttttccctttatttactAAGGGTATTTGCATGAAAAAGTCTTATGAGCTGAATAGTCCTACTGCTTAGCCACAGGGATACTTCTTTACACATCAGCTAAGTATATTAGTATGTTGACCTCAGGTAGGAGATAAGCaggaagaaaattttaagaaaaagaagtttaCTTTTCATGCATATGTTATGAGTAAATgtgaaaatctattaaaaaacatttttatcaggTGTCAGtcaagtttttgaaatatttaggaCTTAgagtattattaaatatataatgctagtaaatatataaatatatattaaatatataatgaagTGAGCAGTAAGCCCAGCAGTGATGATGCAGAGTAAGACACTCATGGCCCATAGAGTGTCAGGGTTCTGTTTCTGGCTCTGATTCCTGAattgagcttcctgctggtaTAGACCCCAGGAAGCAGTGACGATGGCAGGTAAATTGgctccctgtcatccacatgggaggccttgTTTAAGTTTCCAGCTTTGGTGTCTGCTTGTCCCTGGTAAAAATTATCCAGTCTTTTAAAAGATCAGGCCATCTAATATTACTGCAGTTACTTAAgactataaataaaaagaaaaatttctcctagttgttttttttttttttagtacaacATTGATCTCAAAAGTCTGACAATGTATGCATCAAAGAAGAAAGCcatataaaaaaaagtttgactttacagattttgttgtaaaaattttgaataaaatgttaGTAAGCAAAGGTCAACAATCCagtagtacattttaaaataccgTCATGTACAAGGTTGAGTTTATTTCAAGcgtggaagactttttttttctttttttaagatttatttattttttgaaagtcagttacagagagaggtagagacaaatcTACTCACTGGCTcgctccctggatggctgcaatggctagggctgggccaggctgaagccagcagccaggaaattcatctgggtatcccatgtgggtggcaggggcccaagtacttgggccatctttcgctgcttttcccaagcagggagctggatcgaaagtagtagagctgggacatgaaccaactcCCAGGTAGGATGTTGTGGGCactggctttatccactacactgCAAAGCCAGCTTTTGAAGAAATTTTCATATTATTAGGAAGCTTATAATCTGTCATTAATAGAGCTAAAGTGAAAAATTGTCTCCAAATATGCAGAAAAGGTATTTAACAGCATTTAATACCTATTTATTTCTAAAGCCTTCAATAAAGTCTAAATGGGGAAATGACTAGAGGCATTCCCACTAAAGCAAAAGCCACTCAAGCGTGACCACTGTCATAACACTCTAGTGTTACATTGAAACTGTTGACGTATTAGCCCACAGAGAATGTAGGAGACAGGACATATGCTAACACACAGAGAAGCAATTTTTGAAATCGAGAGTATTAAGAAATCTACAGGttaaaacaagatttaaaatACACAGTAACCAAATAccgtgtttttatttcttttggatctTTACTTTAACAATTCACCTGTAGGGGCTGACAtcgtggcacagtatgttaagatgctgcttgcctCATTgccagagcactggttcatgtcctggttgctgtgcttctgatctgcctccttgctaatgcacctgggaaggctgtggaagatagcccacacacttgggccccagctgcccatgtgggagaccagtatggaatttctggctctaggtttcagccagacccagctctagctgctagggccattttgggagagtgaatcagtagatggaagatctttgtttctccctctctctctctttctgcctttcaaataaataaatagataaatcaaagAATTCAGCTATAAACAATTTTGAGACAGTTGACTATAAAACACTAGGATTAGATAATATTAGGTGTTGTAATTGTGATgatactgaaaattattttattaagagTCTTCATCTTTTACAAGTACACACTAAAATGttcatgaatgaaatgaaaagatgtctgAGATTTGCTTCAGAATAATCAGGAGGGGTTAGGTTGTGGTTTGGGGTAAAGAAGAAACAAGTGGCCTGATGATTATTGTAGTTAGGGGTGGTGTATACAGAGAACTCATTATACTATTCTATTTATGTCTGAACTTTTCTGTAACAATTTTAAGTCTTATTTGATGTTCATCTTAAATCTAACCCTTGTGGGTATAGGGCCACTAGAGAAGGAACTCCGTTTTCTTGGATCTTACAGATATTTTAGTTTGCCTATTTTCCACTGTAAACACTTACTCTAAAAGTGTAAATCATCATTTTATAATCAAAGTGTTAAAGACTTGGTTTTTGATACTTCATTGAATGGGCTAAGCCTAGATTTAGCTTTAATAGTTAGTGGTACATTTCAGAAACtcaaatgaaattattaaaagttTTAGTAAttatattaaaagagaaattttcttttaaatcgcCTAATTAGACAGAATcacagatttaaattttttaacattttaattccagATACAAATGCTTTGCCTAAAGTCTTTATTGAATTTCTTTCAGATGGATCTTATGCCTTTTATTAATAAAGCTGGCTGTGAATGTCTTAATGAAAGTGATGAACATGGTTTTGACAATTGTTTACGAAAAGACCTGACCTTTTTGGAATCTGACTGTGATGAACAGGTAATTGGATACTTAAGGCAGAATTTACAGAGGTTATCACTATTTGCTGGTTCTTACTTTCTCATGTTCCCGTATCATGATTTATGTCTCATTCCTGGATAATTACTTCATCCTTTCCGTTTCTTTGACTCCTGTCCTTTGAGTACACAGacccattctctttctcttccgtAATAGCTACTGGATGTACTAAGGAAACTCGGATTGGCCACCTCTGCTAAGTTGAACTGTCACCATTGTTTAGTCCTTTTGTTCATCCTTAACCtgccttcccttcttttttcaaCCACGTTAGTTTGTATCTAAGAAGTAGACTAACTAGGCAAATATTCCTTATATGTCCAGATCCCCACTTCCAGTTGTATCCCCTGCTTCCAAGCGTTGTCCTTGTCACAGAGGAAGAATGTGGTTGccatctttatctctgtcttggTTGTTAATTTTCATGTAGTCTCTTCCCTTGTTTCTGATACATGCTTGTTCCAGTTCATCTTGTACATAGTAACAAAAgttgtttttctaaaatacagATCTGTATGCTTCTCTGACTGGCTGCAGGAAGAGTGTCTTGCTGACTTGATGTCTTTCTGGCTTTCCAATGCCATCTGTTTTTCACTTGCAGTTCAGTTCCCTAAACCATTGTGCTTATTACTTTTTTACACAATTATGGGGcaaggggccagtgatgtggcttAGTGCATAAAGtcacacctgcagtgctggcatcccctttgggcactggttcaagtcccggctgctccagttccaatccaatgccctgctaacgcaccttggaaagcagtgaagattgcccaagtgctttaggccagtccttgcacccacgtgggagatctggaagaagctcctggctcctgacttcagaccggcccagttccagccattttgcAGCCATATGgcgagtgaactagcggatggaagatctagctctctgtctccttctctccttctatctctttctctctcaattctaactctctaactctaactctgcctttcaaataaataaatctcaaaccaAAAAACCAGTTATGGGTCAAATATAAAAAGCCTAGTGTAACGAAAGGAACAAGTCTAGTTATTTTGCTAGATAGACCACAATATGATTCTAAAAATCATAAACTTAAATCCCATTTTTCTTTAACCATATTCACCTATTGATATAACTTACTTAAGAGTATATAATTCACATTGCTTTCCTGGTAAGTGATGCCCTGACAATAAAATGTGATGGTAAATAtcagaactttctttttctttttttttttttttaatttatttatttatttatttatttatttatttatttttgacaggcagagtggacagtgagagagagagacagagagaaaggtcttcctttgccgttggttcaccctccaatggccgccgcggccagcgcgctgcagccggcgtaccacgctgatccgatggcaggagctaggagccaggtgcttttcctggtctcccatggggtgcagggcccaagcacctgggccatcctccactgcactccctggccacagcagagggctggcctggaagaggggcaaccgggacagaatccggcgccccgaccgggactagaacccggtgtgccggcgccgctaggcggaggattagcctagtgagccgcggcgccggcaatatcAGAACTTTCTATAGTTCTCTAAAATCTTCTGTCAAAATTCCTTCTTCCAGGTGAGAAGCCTGAGTACTTAGGTCAAACACAATTTTGGCAGGAAAGAAGATCGAGCCAGTGACTCCACATTTCTGAGTTTTGTTTCTGTTCTCAGATTGGGTTAGTCAGATAAGTTTAGGATGGAGATTTGGAGGTCGCTGTAGAGCTGTAAAGgtgctgttgttgaattttagGTCAGAGTCCTCCAGAGGGCTAGTCTCTTTGCATAACCTCTACAGTGCCTCCAGATTGTCAAGTGACCTGGATACCTGCTTGACATAACCATTCTAGATAAGGTGTATGATAAAATGCatactttaagttttattttaattttggaattttGTTTGATATGTTGGAAAATGGATTGCTTGCCAGTTTATAGGTTTCAAGTCCTTAGTTTCTTACATACAATGCTAGTAAATTTACTCTATTAAAATTGCTTTGCCATTCTCTTTTATAAATAATTGTTGGTGATTTTTCTCAAATGTCAGTCTAATCAATTAGTTCCTTGAAGTTACTGATTTTTTcatattacattatttttgttAGATGCAttggatttttctgtttcttttaattctgtgtgttttgtgtgtaaaagataaacaaaagctCTTTCGTAACAAAACTGATTTTCTCCACAGCTGCTTATTACTGTGGCTTTCAATCAACCTGTTAAGCTTTATTCCATGAAATTTCAAGGGCCAGATAATGGTGAGTAAAGAGCGCCTTTTCCTTGAACTAACTTCCCACTTCGTATACCTGttagcacattttttaaaaaagattttgtttatttatctgagaggtaaagttatagacagagagagggaaagacctagagaaggatcttctatctgctgactcactccccaaatgtctgcaacacccagagctaggctgatctgaagccaggagacttgagcttattctgggtctcccacgagggtgcaagggcccaagaacttgggccatcttccattgctctctcaggccattagcagagagctggattggaagaggagcagcaggcacacaaaccggcacccaggtgggatgcctgcacctcaggtggaggcttagccctctacgccacagtgccagccccattagcacatatttaaaactttttattagaattagatattctttgttttgagAAAGAGTAAAATTAGTTTTGGAACAAAGCAAGAACATCGATGAATGTGTAAATAACATGACAGTGTTAGAGAACGAAAGTACGAAAGgatccttttatttcatttctaaacatTATtttagtggccggcgctgtggctcagtaagtTAATGCCGCAACagtagcccatatgggtgccggttctagtcccggctgctcctcttctgatccagctctctgcaatgacctgggaaagcagtagaagatggcccaagtccttgtgcccctgcactcacatgggagacctggaagaagctcctggctcctggctttggatcggcacagttctgactgttgcagccaattggggagtgaatcatcagatggaagacctctctctctctgcctctcctttctctgtgtaactctgactttcaaataaataaataaatctttaaaaaaaaaaaaaaaacacattattttaaacTCTGAtcgtttcctgttaatgtgaaaACTGTTGAATTCTTCCAAGTGTTCTAAAACTCTTGGTTCTAAGCAAACCATTTTTAGAATCAAAACTGGTGgagattatttctctctcttataaatgataaaattaaggCTTCAGATCTTCGTTTTGATGCCATATTATATCTTTATATCTGTGCATGTAAACATTATTTTACAGATTtgagatttctctttttataaaagagaatTCTGCTATTCTGCCCTTCCatttcccctcttctcccctgtttgttctatacttttttttaaaagagttagtttatttaatttgagaggtagatttaaagacagagggagaaacagagggagaggtcttcaatctgctggttcactacccaaatggctgcaatgaccggagctgggctgatccaaagccgggagccaagaactttctccaggtctcccatgtgggtgcaggggcccaagcacttcagccattttccactgctttcccaggctgtcagcaaactggattggaagagaggtagccaggacatgaactggtgtccttatgggatgttggcactgcaggcagaggcttagcctactataccatagAGCCAGCCCCTCATTTGTTCTAACTTTTCATATTAATAATTCCTTTTAATAAAATTGTACTTGTATTCTGAAAGTGGAAAGTATTTGTATAAGCAAATTCTGTAGAAACAAGTCAGTACTCCTTAATCAGCTACAAAATAAGAGTCATACATTATACCCTTATATTGAATAGATTGATTTCTATATACTGAGCACATCTGATATAATCCTAAAATGAAAGTTGGCAACTTTCATGATGAATTCCTTTTTGACTAAATGTTGTCACTAATGATGCTTTTCtcctaaataataaaatgtaacaaCTCTTGGCAGTGGCAGTAATTAGAGTTGAgaacatatgcatatatacatttgTACATGTGTGTTATAATCATATTCCAAGTCTTAGGTATAGGGCTAGCTAGCCACGTAAAGTACTAATGAATGTATATTGGTGGTGGAAATCAGCTATCAAAATACTCAGACTTTGTTGTAAATCCTAACGGTAGGCATCTACAAAGGTGTACACTAATGTGCAggtttgtatatgtgtataatatGGTGTAAATATGTTTGTGGTttttagcatttcatttttttctaccatTTTATAGGTCAGGGTCCGAAGTATGTAAAAATCTTTATCAACCTACCCCGATCTATGGATtttgaagaggcagaaagaagtgaACCAACTCAAGCTCTGGAACTAACAGAGGATGATATTAAAGAAGATGGCATTGTTCCACTTCGTTATGTCAAGTTTCAGAATGTGAACAGTGTAACTGTAAGTAGCCATTcttgggtatttatttatttgaaagtcagagttaagagatggggagaaagagatcttccatctgttggttcactctgaaatggcttcaacagccagggctgggccaggagctttttttttgggtctcccaaatgggtggcagaggccctagcacttggaccatctttcgctgctttcctaCGTGCACTAGCAGAAAGTTAAATCACCCATTTAACAGCCGTGGCACagttacccacatgggatgccgctgttgcaggtggtggtttaacccactatgccacaaccttGGCCCATTCTTGTGTGTGTAATAAGTTTGTAACAGGATTTTCCTAAGTAATTCTGAATGATCCTTTAAAGTAATGGTTGTCTACTCAGTTTGAAATGAGTAAAAGTATGTAATGAGCTGcttaaattttgcttttattttatctatGTACTCTAAAGAGGAAGGACAGGTTGATATTTAAGTATTCTGCATtttgtcaatttatttattttgtttacatgGCAATTATTGAAAGGTTATTCCAGAACATTTATACTTCATATTTGTGCTTTATCATTTGAACCTGGTAGTAGGTAATGGGTGATACATTTGTAAATTCCCATTTACTTTTTGAGATTATAGCTTATAATGATATGGTGGCCATAATCTcagtaaaaatgattttaaaaagataattttacatGTTATAAAATGACCTAAGTATATCCTATTGAATAATGCCTGAGATGATTTTAAATGATAAtgttttaaggcttttttttttcttaaatatttatttatttgagaggcagagctacagacagagaaaggtcttccatctactggttcactctccagatggtctcaacagctggagctggactgatccggagctaggagccaggagcttcttctgggtctgccatttgggtgcaggggcccaaccacctaggccatcttctactgctttcccattgcagagagctggattagaagaggagcagctgagacacaaaccagtgctcatgtgggatgagCCATGGCCAGAGGCTTAGACTacaatgccacagtgcagcccccttaagtgatatattttaaatattataaaaataccaCTCATAAAAATCAGCTATTTTAGCAGTTACTAATTGCTTTTGAGAATGTTAGTATTGAAATGCATTAAATCCTTTCATCCTGTCCTTTAGAGGTAGGAGGATTAGAAAATAATCCAgaatacctaaaaaaaaaaaaaaaaaaaaaaaaaggaaggacccACAGAGTCACTCCAAACAGGTCACGCCAAActgatgtattttgtttttgtaaattaaaagaaaactctgtttattttagaatattttcagtgAATTTGTATAGAATATGCCTAGTAGTAATATGAGGAATTATACAAAATTGAGTTTGAAGTGTTTGGAATATCTTACCCAAATAAAATTGAGTATtacattaggggccagtgctatggcacagcaggttaaattgccgtctgcagcaccagcatcccatatgcaccaTGGTTCGAGtcttgcctgctctgcttctgatccagcttcctgctaatggcctgaaaaagcagcagaagatagcccaagtctttgggcccttgcacccaaatgggaaacccggaagaagctcctagctcctgtggtcagcctagctcagccctggccattgcagccatttggggagtgaactagcagatggaagacatctctctgtgtctctcctttctctctctctcctctgactttcaaataaataaatctttttaaaaaattacgtTAGACTTAAAATTAGTTATCGAATGTTTTCCTGACTTTATTCATATTGTTCACATATCCCTGATTTATAAccccttttgttttatttacttattgatggGGAGGAAGGCATTTGTTTATTGGATAAAAAGCCCTTTAGACCCAGAGACACTGATTTAATCTCTTCTGTCATTGGGAATCACTGAAGACCTTCCTCTTGTGATAGGCTCAAGTCTTTATGTATTGTGtgcaatattttaaagaatttatttgaaaggcagagagagacatggagatcttcatcttccttctgattcactcttcaaatgcctgcaaaaccagggctgggccaggctgatgccagggggCTGGAACTGAGTTTGTCTCCTACGCAGATATTAAGGACCAGGATGCCCTTTTACAGGATGCATACTGGGTCTTTATCTTAGTCAAAAGTTTAGTCAGTAACTTAAAATGAAGACCCAGAAGGCATGCCTATCACTTTggtgatagaataaaaatgataGCTTTTCAGAATCTAATCAAAGcaggtaaataaatattaaaacccAATAAATAGAAATGGTTGTGCTTGTATTCAAAGAACAAAACACATTCAAAATAAGCTGAGAAGCGATTTAAAAGTCTGAATTGATGATAAGCTCAATTTGAAATGAATCTATGTTTGTGAAAACAGCAAAAACTGAGTACTGTCTCAGATTTAAAGAAATGTGTTATTTGTATTAGGGCAATTGTATGCATCTAGAGTATTAGGTTTTAAAATGGAACAGGGGTTGGtgttggcatagtaggttaagctgccacctgtgctgccagcatcccatatgggtactggttcacatcctggctgctccactttcaatgcagctccctgctaatatgcctggggaggcagatgaagatgtcccaaatccttgggctcctgctatgcaagtaggagacccagagttccaggcttttggcttcagcctggcccagcccttgcccttgtggccatttggggagtgaaccaaaccagtggatggaagattttcactctctctgtctccctttctctgtaactctgcctttcaaataaataaataaatcttaaaaaaatgaatcaaataaaaaatgaaatatattggaaaatatttatgagTAAAGCTTTTATCTCTTAACATGCTgaagggaatttttaaaacatg of Oryctolagus cuniculus chromosome 10, mOryCun1.1, whole genome shotgun sequence contains these proteins:
- the TXNL1 gene encoding thioredoxin-like protein 1 isoform X3; this translates as MSNKYPQAVFLEVDVHQCQGTAATNNISATPTFLFFRNKVRIDQYQGADAVGLEEKIKQHLENDPGSNEDTDIPKGYMDLMPFINKAGCECLNESDEHGFDNCLRKDLTFLESDCDEQLLITVAFNQPVKLYSMKFQGPDNGQGPKYVKIFINLPRSMDFEEAERSEPTQALELTEDDIKEDGIVPLRYVKFQNVNSVTIFVQSNQGEEETTRISYFTFIGTPVQATNMNDFKRLF